A window from Gemmatimonadota bacterium encodes these proteins:
- a CDS encoding CDP-alcohol phosphatidyltransferase family protein, whose protein sequence is MGSTERDRFWTLSNAVSLLRVVLTLPAIWLIALGPDYVWEAFGVVVVMIVSDWIDGWLARWRDEISQWGKILDPLADKVAVGAITIAMVVFKDLPVWLVVVVLLRDAVIFFAGMYLVKRHDVLLSSNFWGKVTTLVLSGLLLAYLWDADALKSTLIGLSVAFLVVSLISYGRQFFDVLKK, encoded by the coding sequence ATGGGAAGTACTGAACGAGATCGTTTCTGGACGCTGTCAAATGCCGTTAGTTTGTTGCGCGTGGTGCTGACTCTGCCCGCTATATGGCTTATTGCATTGGGGCCGGATTATGTATGGGAAGCTTTCGGCGTGGTGGTGGTGATGATTGTCAGCGATTGGATAGATGGGTGGCTCGCGCGCTGGCGGGATGAAATTTCACAGTGGGGGAAGATTCTCGATCCTCTGGCTGATAAAGTGGCTGTTGGTGCGATTACAATTGCCATGGTTGTGTTCAAAGATTTGCCCGTATGGCTGGTTGTGGTCGTTTTGTTGCGCGATGCGGTGATTTTTTTTGCGGGGATGTATCTGGTCAAGCGACACGATGTGTTATTGTCTTCTAATTTTTGGGGCAAGGTCACAACGCTGGTGCTGAGTGGGTTGCTTTTGGCCTATTTGTGGGATGCCGATGCGCTTAAATCCACGCTGATTGGTCTGAGTGTTGCGTTTCTCGTTGTTTCACTGATTAGTTATGGTCGGCAGTTTTTTGATGTATTAAAAAAGTAG